In the genome of Apodemus sylvaticus chromosome 2, mApoSyl1.1, whole genome shotgun sequence, one region contains:
- the LOC127677598 gene encoding olfactory receptor 6C74-like has protein sequence MENRTTVQEFTLEGFPAAQHLGRLLFSLNLLAYLASITGNVLIVSIVCISARLKSPMYFFLGVFSFVESCFTSAVIPKLLAIFLLGKQTISFVACLIQAFVTLFIGAFGFLLIALMSVDRCVAICKPLHYPTIMDLRTCTLLIMACLAVTFTLIMWLVVKVSRLSFCGPHVIPHFFCDISPLIHLSCSDTRSAEALTFALALIILLSSLIITTIAYSSIVVTIVRLPSAKERQKAFSTCSSHLIVLSLMYGSCVFIYVKPRQMSRLESNREAALVNTVVTPLLNPIIYTLRNKQVHQALRETLCRIKISG, from the coding sequence ATGGAAAACAGGACCACTGTCCAGGAATTTACCCTGGAGGGATTTCCTGCTGCCCAGCACCTGGGCAGACTTCTCTTCTCTCTGAACCTGCTGGCATACCTGGCCTCCATCACCGGAAATGTTCTCATTGTCTCCATCGTCTGCATCAGCGCCCGGCTGAAAAGccccatgtacttttttctcGGTGTTTTCTCCTTTGTGGAGTCTTGTTTTACGAGTGCTGTTATTCCCAAGTTGCTGGCTATATTTCTTTTAGGGAAACAAACAATTTCCTTTGTTGCCTGTTTGATACAAGCCTTTGTCACTCTATTTATCGGGGCATTCGGTTTTCTTCTCATAGCTCTGATGTCAGTGGACAGGTGTGTGGCTATTTGCAAGCCTCTGCATTATCCCACCATCATGGACCTGAGGACCTGCACCCTCCTAATCATGGCCTGTCTTGCTGTCACCTTCACCCTGATCATGTGGCTAGTCGTGAAGGTATCACGGTTATCCTTCTGCGGCCCCCATGTCATCCCACACTTCTTCTGTGACATCAGCCCTCTGATCCACCTCTCCTGCTCTGACACCAGATCTGCTGAAGCTCTGACGTTCGCCCTTGCTTTGATTATCCTTCTGTCCTCCCTCATCATAACCACCATCGCATACAGCAGCATAGTAGTCACAATTGTGCGTCTCCCATCAgccaaggagagacagaaagcttTCTCCACCTGCTCATCCCACCTCATCGTCCTCTCTCTGATGTACGGCagctgtgtgtttatatatgtgaaaCCAAGGCAAATGAGTAGGCTTGAATCCAACAGAGAGGCTGCTCTTGTGAACACAGTAGTGACACCCCTTCTGAACCCCATCATCTACACCCTGCGCAACAAGCAGGTCCACCAGGCTCTGAGGGAGACTCTGTGCAGAATAAAAATATCAGGATAA